In one window of Arthrobacter pascens DNA:
- a CDS encoding NAD(P)/FAD-dependent oxidoreductase, which produces MNVGTEQTTTVVIGTGLSGLAVAAELRRRGVDSIVVDGLDILGAGQPANTASLQRCDAADSDSLRERNEILRHLRIYAASHGMDVRNTTRAVQLTMVGGAPTGPTDEPFVRQWEVHTPTGILLADHIVLTRCAHSQLRRMLNDFGITVGRNLVSAMRAIGIYLVGVGELITPSPKEVLRQAKTVGQAISAKVNPENTPNLLTGSLAILPA; this is translated from the coding sequence ATGAATGTCGGGACCGAACAGACCACCACGGTGGTCATTGGCACGGGCCTTTCCGGCCTCGCCGTCGCCGCAGAACTCCGCCGGCGGGGTGTGGACTCCATCGTGGTGGACGGACTCGACATCCTGGGCGCCGGGCAACCGGCTAACACAGCTTCACTCCAGCGCTGCGATGCAGCAGACTCAGACTCCCTCCGGGAGCGGAATGAAATCCTCCGCCACCTCCGCATCTACGCTGCCAGCCACGGCATGGATGTCCGCAACACCACACGGGCGGTCCAGCTGACAATGGTGGGCGGGGCGCCCACCGGCCCCACCGATGAACCCTTTGTCCGCCAGTGGGAAGTCCACACCCCCACGGGTATCCTGCTGGCTGATCACATTGTGCTGACCCGCTGCGCCCACAGCCAGCTCCGGCGGATGCTCAATGACTTCGGAATCACAGTGGGCCGTAACCTGGTGTCCGCGATGCGGGCAATCGGCATCTACCTTGTGGGTGTTGGCGAGCTCATCACCCCGTCCCCGAAGGAAGTTCTGCGCCAGGCAAAAACAGTGGGCCAGGCTATCTCCGCGAAAGTCAACCCGGAAAACACGCCAAACCTCCTCACCGGCAGCCTCGCCATCCTGCCCGCTTGA
- the hutG gene encoding formimidoylglutamase gives MAFPALTIDIPPQPWTGRFDGETDEHRRWWQAVSRYSPGASGATAAARATPDSLRPAVLLGFASDEGVRRNKGRPGAALAPAALRAALGPLAFHLERTVSDAGDVAVSDGALEAGQARAGLAITSMLDAGRLTVVLGGGHETAFASYLGLAGSEAVRSGKRLGILNLDAHFDLREAPVPSSGTPFLQMAEAEAAAGREFRYAVVGISEPNNTRALFNTARRLGVSYLLDEDCEAERVRTFVAEFLDGVDMLYLTIDLDVLPAAVAPGVSAPAAYGVPLAVISAVCRQVARSGKLLHVDVAELNPAFDIDGRTARVAARLVSTLLQ, from the coding sequence ATGGCTTTTCCCGCGCTCACCATCGATATCCCGCCGCAGCCCTGGACGGGGAGGTTCGACGGCGAAACCGATGAGCACCGCCGCTGGTGGCAGGCGGTGTCGCGCTACTCGCCGGGGGCGTCGGGGGCGACGGCTGCTGCCCGGGCAACGCCGGATTCATTGCGGCCTGCCGTGCTCCTGGGATTCGCGAGCGATGAAGGCGTGCGTCGTAACAAGGGCCGGCCGGGCGCGGCCCTGGCCCCGGCAGCCCTCCGCGCGGCCTTGGGTCCGCTGGCGTTCCACCTTGAGCGGACAGTGTCCGACGCCGGCGATGTGGCGGTCTCCGACGGGGCACTGGAAGCGGGGCAGGCCCGGGCGGGGCTGGCTATCACGTCAATGCTCGACGCCGGCAGGCTCACCGTGGTGCTCGGCGGCGGGCATGAGACCGCGTTCGCCAGCTACCTCGGACTCGCCGGCTCCGAAGCGGTCCGCTCCGGGAAGCGGCTGGGCATCCTGAACCTGGACGCCCACTTCGATCTCCGTGAGGCGCCTGTGCCCAGTTCCGGCACCCCGTTCCTCCAGATGGCGGAGGCGGAAGCCGCCGCGGGACGCGAATTCCGGTACGCCGTCGTCGGCATTTCCGAACCGAACAACACCCGGGCGCTCTTCAACACCGCACGGCGGCTGGGCGTTAGCTACCTCCTGGATGAAGACTGCGAGGCAGAGCGGGTGCGGACGTTCGTTGCTGAGTTCCTCGACGGCGTGGACATGCTGTACCTGACCATCGATCTCGATGTCCTTCCGGCCGCGGTGGCTCCCGGGGTGAGCGCTCCTGCTGCCTACGGCGTGCCGCTGGCCGTCATCAGCGCTGTCTGCCGGCAAGTGGCACGGAGCGGGAAGCTGCTGCATGTGGACGTGGCAGAGCTGAACCCTGCCTTCGACATTGACGGCCGCACCGCCAGGGTTGCGGCGCGGCTGGTGAGCACCCTGCTCCAGTAG
- a CDS encoding universal stress protein, with product MGAQETHRDRDSGGNSAAPRGIVVGVDGSDHGQCALVWAAREAERRRRPLHIVTAYSVPIFAASGLDGGYATVDDSVIREGAEAIVRQAVDKVSGYSVDVDASVENGDASGVLLEMSETAELLVFGTRGRGGFVGRLLGSVSSALPAHAKCPTVTVPLICADRLGETTEDKRIKAEQAKMGHQRVENVVVVGVDGSEQARVAVLEAASQAERMGATLRVVCAVPQYSGSLAWVPAPMDRKALFADIRMQLDAGMTWLKSHYPHLSMESELKDGSPVEVLVEASKHVELVVVGTRGRGGFTGMLLGSTSDGVLHHAKGPVMVVPDREDLRLADRASFGPILGAA from the coding sequence ATGGGCGCACAGGAAACGCATCGGGACCGGGACAGCGGTGGCAATTCTGCTGCTCCCCGCGGGATCGTTGTCGGCGTGGACGGTTCGGACCATGGTCAGTGTGCCCTCGTTTGGGCGGCCCGTGAAGCCGAGCGCAGGCGCCGCCCGCTGCATATCGTGACGGCATATTCCGTGCCCATCTTTGCCGCCTCAGGCCTGGACGGCGGCTACGCCACGGTGGATGATTCGGTGATCCGCGAAGGCGCCGAAGCGATCGTCAGGCAGGCCGTGGACAAGGTCTCGGGCTACAGCGTCGACGTCGATGCCTCCGTTGAGAATGGAGACGCCTCGGGCGTGCTGCTGGAGATGTCCGAAACGGCCGAGCTCCTGGTCTTCGGCACGCGCGGCCGGGGCGGTTTCGTGGGCCGCCTTCTGGGGTCGGTAAGCAGCGCACTGCCTGCCCATGCCAAGTGTCCAACGGTGACTGTCCCGCTCATCTGCGCGGACAGGCTGGGGGAAACCACCGAGGATAAACGGATCAAGGCGGAGCAGGCGAAAATGGGGCACCAGCGCGTAGAGAACGTGGTGGTGGTGGGTGTGGACGGTTCCGAGCAGGCGCGCGTGGCGGTCCTGGAGGCGGCATCGCAGGCGGAGCGGATGGGCGCAACCCTGCGCGTGGTCTGCGCCGTTCCGCAGTACAGCGGATCTCTGGCGTGGGTTCCCGCGCCCATGGACCGCAAGGCTCTCTTCGCGGATATCCGTATGCAGCTGGATGCAGGCATGACCTGGCTCAAGAGCCATTATCCGCACCTTTCCATGGAGTCTGAGCTGAAGGACGGCTCACCCGTCGAAGTTCTCGTGGAGGCCAGCAAACATGTGGAACTCGTGGTCGTAGGCACCCGCGGCCGTGGCGGATTCACCGGGATGCTTCTCGGATCCACCTCCGACGGAGTACTTCACCATGCCAAGGGGCCGGTCATGGTTGTGCCGGACCGTGAGGACCTGCGGCTCGCTGACAGAGCAAGTTTCGGTCCCATCCTCGGCGCCGCCTAA
- a CDS encoding copper resistance CopC family protein, giving the protein MRSIRRQLFKIVLGTAVFAAAFLGAAGPASAHDSAESSSPAPDATVGVPPEKVSVTFNNTPQGIGARFSIKDAGGAEWSDGPVKIVDKVASQQLRPGGPAGKYTVTWRVAGSDSHPLEGTFSFTATAGAVPGATPSGSSSPGSSTSGSSTAPAVVPSMGTARPGTTESPAPVGDASQPFPWSLVVFAAVAIGLLVAIGIMAKRRLAGSEGPGAGSEGPGEDAG; this is encoded by the coding sequence ATGCGTTCCATCCGCCGCCAGTTGTTCAAAATTGTGCTCGGAACAGCCGTGTTCGCAGCTGCCTTTCTCGGTGCGGCCGGTCCGGCTTCCGCCCACGATTCCGCCGAATCGAGCAGCCCGGCGCCGGATGCCACGGTGGGCGTGCCGCCGGAGAAGGTGAGTGTCACCTTCAACAACACCCCGCAGGGCATCGGCGCCCGGTTCTCCATCAAGGATGCCGGCGGCGCTGAATGGTCGGACGGCCCCGTCAAAATCGTGGACAAGGTGGCCTCCCAGCAACTCAGGCCCGGCGGCCCGGCAGGCAAATACACGGTCACGTGGCGCGTCGCCGGTTCGGATTCCCACCCCCTCGAGGGGACGTTCAGCTTCACGGCAACGGCAGGGGCAGTTCCGGGCGCGACCCCTTCGGGAAGTTCAAGTCCGGGAAGTTCAACTTCGGGAAGTTCGACGGCGCCCGCTGTCGTTCCGAGCATGGGGACCGCCCGTCCTGGAACAACCGAGTCGCCCGCCCCCGTCGGCGACGCGTCGCAGCCGTTCCCTTGGAGCCTTGTGGTCTTCGCGGCAGTGGCCATCGGTTTGCTGGTAGCCATCGGGATCATGGCGAAGCGCCGGCTCGCCGGCAGTGAAGGACCGGGTGCCGGCAGTGAAGGACCAGGCGAAGACGCCGGCTGA
- a CDS encoding NCS2 family permease, producing the protein MLKQGSALDRYFKVTERGSNLSREIRGGFATFFAMSYIVVLNPLILSGADSNGTTLGFAAVAAVTALVAGILTILMGAWGRHPFALATGLGVNAFVAVTVATNPGLSWPDMMGLVVISGVTMLILVLTGFRTAVFRAVPEGLKTAIVVGIGLFIALIGLVNAGFVRRIPDAAGTTVPVGLGFDGKLLGWPTAVFVFGLVLTIALVVRKVKGAILIGIISSTVISVLLEGTLHIGPSVQQDKPFNPQGWSLVAPQFTDWAAPDLSLIGKANPFGAFGHLGFVAATLLAFVILLSIFFDAMGTMVGLANEAGTVDRHGNIPDVDRVLQVDALGAILGGGASVSSNQIYVEAGAGIGEGARTGVASIVTGLLFLVAMFFTPLINLVPFEAVAPALVVVGFMMVSQVGKIDWRDWGIAIPAFLTLTLMPFTYSIANGLGAGFIAYVLISTVQGRIRDIHPLMWAVAAAFLLFFSVGTIEAALGMH; encoded by the coding sequence ATGCTCAAGCAAGGCTCTGCCCTGGACCGGTACTTTAAGGTCACTGAACGGGGGTCCAACCTGTCCCGCGAGATCCGCGGCGGGTTTGCCACGTTCTTCGCCATGAGCTACATCGTGGTGCTCAACCCGCTCATTCTCTCCGGCGCTGACTCCAACGGCACCACCCTGGGCTTCGCCGCGGTAGCCGCCGTGACAGCATTGGTGGCCGGTATCCTCACCATCCTCATGGGCGCCTGGGGAAGGCACCCTTTTGCCCTGGCGACAGGGCTGGGCGTCAACGCCTTCGTCGCCGTAACCGTGGCAACCAACCCGGGACTCAGCTGGCCGGACATGATGGGACTGGTGGTGATTTCCGGAGTCACCATGCTGATCCTGGTCCTCACCGGGTTCCGGACCGCCGTCTTCAGGGCAGTCCCGGAGGGCCTCAAGACCGCGATCGTGGTGGGCATCGGGCTGTTCATCGCCCTGATCGGCTTGGTTAACGCGGGCTTTGTCCGCCGGATCCCCGACGCTGCGGGCACGACGGTGCCGGTTGGCCTGGGCTTCGATGGCAAGCTCCTGGGCTGGCCCACTGCGGTGTTTGTGTTCGGCCTGGTCCTCACCATCGCCCTGGTGGTCCGCAAGGTCAAGGGAGCCATCCTGATCGGCATCATTTCCTCCACAGTCATCTCCGTGCTCCTGGAAGGAACGCTGCACATCGGACCGAGCGTCCAGCAGGATAAGCCCTTCAACCCCCAGGGCTGGTCCCTGGTGGCGCCGCAGTTCACCGATTGGGCGGCCCCGGACCTGTCCCTGATCGGCAAGGCCAATCCCTTCGGCGCCTTCGGGCACCTGGGTTTCGTTGCTGCCACGCTGCTGGCTTTTGTGATCCTGCTGAGCATCTTCTTCGACGCAATGGGAACCATGGTTGGACTGGCCAACGAGGCCGGCACGGTGGACCGGCACGGCAACATCCCCGACGTTGACCGTGTGCTCCAGGTGGACGCCCTCGGCGCCATCCTCGGCGGAGGCGCTTCGGTCTCCTCCAACCAGATCTACGTGGAGGCCGGCGCAGGGATCGGCGAGGGCGCCCGGACCGGGGTGGCATCCATCGTCACCGGCCTGCTGTTCCTCGTGGCCATGTTCTTCACCCCGCTCATCAACCTGGTCCCGTTCGAGGCGGTTGCTCCCGCGCTGGTGGTGGTGGGCTTCATGATGGTCTCCCAGGTGGGCAAGATCGACTGGCGGGACTGGGGAATCGCGATCCCGGCGTTCCTGACCCTGACCCTGATGCCGTTCACCTACTCCATCGCCAACGGCCTGGGTGCCGGTTTCATCGCGTACGTCCTGATCAGCACCGTCCAAGGCAGAATCCGCGACATCCACCCGCTGATGTGGGCAGTGGCGGCCGCGTTCCTGCTCTTTTTCTCGGTGGGAACCATCGAAGCTGCCCTCGGGATGCACTAA